In Xiphophorus maculatus strain JP 163 A chromosome 17, X_maculatus-5.0-male, whole genome shotgun sequence, the genomic stretch ATCTTGACCAAGGAACCATCTAATTTAAATTACCTCTACCAAGTCTCCCAAGACCAGTGGTCAAATATCCAGCTGCCTTTATACCTGATGCTTATACCTGATAATGACAAGTACATGTTTAAGAGCCCCCAAATTTATTACAATTATGCTTCTGTCGAGTGTAAACAAGCCTTTTGCCTGAAATATGAATCAGCAGTGTGGAGTCAGATGCGGCAGCAAACATACAAACAACAATACTCTTACCTGTACCCGCTGATGGAGAGTCGGTAACGCAAGTACTCATTAGCCACGTAGAATTGGTCATACTTTGCATATTCCCGGACATTCTCAAAGTCCTCCAGCTCAATGCGCAGAATCATGTCTTTGGCCTTTGTCAGCAGGTGAATGTGGTCATTGCCGAGCCAGAACTCGCTTCTGCCAGACAGATTAGCGAGGAACAGGAGAAAGGAAGGAAACCAAGAGTCAGGCATACAATATAAATGAGCTCAAATACTGGCACAGTTAGAAATTGCGTATATTTATTCAAACGAAATTAACTTATCTCCACAAATGAGAGACTGTGGGGATGGGAAGCAAAAGCAGTGAGGGGTGTGACAGATAAATGGATGAAAgaggttattatttttttagtaggAGGGAGTGCTGGAGCTGCAGGCATGGTTATCAAGAAGTTACCATGGTTATTTCTTAGAAAAAACAACAGGgaagataaaaaagaataaagatatTGATCTGAAAGTTGAATCCAGATAAAGCAGAAGCCTGGTGCGCTTCTCACTATTCTCACTCTTTTCTATCTTTTCTAAACACCAACAGCCTTGTGTGctaaataattgattttactCTGAAAAGTTTGCAGCCTGTggggggagggaaaaaaagaagaagcagattTTGCGTGGGCAGAATCTTATTTTACATGTGAAAATCAATCGGTGTTAGTGAAAACAGGTGGCAAACAGTCTGCGATATTGAGAACAGGTGGGCTGCGCTATTGTTATGGCTTCGCAGAGCAGGCCGGGCATTTTAAGTTGAGGCTTGAGGGGCAAACTTCTTAACGTACGCACTCCTTTCCTGCAGTGTTGTCTGTAAGTAACCTGCAGATTCTGTGAGTACATCgcttgcatttaaataataaagctaACTCACGATGAAGGTTGTTGGATGTGGCGATGATTGCAAATAGACGTTTAATACAAAATACCCAAGCATTTTGCTATcctataaaaagtaatttaaaaattgatttgatATAGATGGATTGTTTTGCAATATAAttgtatatatacacagtatatatacataaaaaaactaagCATCCCCTTTTTGCACTTAGTAACTTCATAAATGgtttgcttttaaaatcattaatGTAAATACACATATACCACATTAACCTGGGCATTGATTGCAGCTGGTAAGTTGTATAGTTATCTTGTTACTAGAACACAGTTTAACTTTCAGGTCATTTGAACACAGCAAGTAGCCACCAGCACTTGTAACTATTTTGCTTTCTGAGTGGGTCCTGacgtcttttttttaaattttcacttCATCCTATTTCTAGTATGTCTTTTAAAGcaaagattaaacatttttggtcAGTTAGCTCTAAGTTACTGCTTACTTCCAACCAAGTTCTGTTGTGCACAAGGCATGTCAAGTTCTACCAGTGGTGCTTTCACAATTGAAAAGCCACTGCTGTAGAATAATCCAGTTAAACTGATcattgtaaatatgttttgatttgctGGAATGCAGTCAAGACTCCAGGCATCACACATAGCGCAAGATGTGTGATGCCTCAAATGAGACATCACACAATGCTGATCGACTTTACAGGGTGGACACTGATTCATATTGACAATACACTGACAgttgaggtttttcttttcttttttttttttttttgcactgtctCCGCCACCTAATGTCACGCACATCAAAATCCATCACTGGCAGTTTCTGATCTTTAGTGCCAGAAGAATAGAAGAGTCAGTTTGCATAGAAAACATTGACTTCCTTGTGTATAATACAGTAAAGTGTTCTACATTGCAAGAAACCCCCATAGAACCAACCTcttaactgaattttttttctcaataatgACGCTGTCAGGATGGGATTTTCTGCACTGCCTGCATTCCAATATTAAAAGCGTACTCTAGTTTAGTGCCACAGTCGCCATAAAAGTGGGGAGTCAAGCTTCATAAAGCGCTGCATCCTACAAATCGTATAATGCTTTGCAGTTGCAGATTTTATTATATCCTCCATGCTGTTAAATTCGGAGGTTTATAGTCCAGATCTCTGTCAGGTTAAATTAACCTTGATGTAAATAGGGTTATTTCTCATTCCATACCTACGAGGTGTTTACTACAACACCACAGTCAGCATGCTGAAGAGCTGCACTATAACCTCTTGTGACCCTATTTGAGCTCTATCTTTTCCTGCGTATGAATTTAACAATGTGCCtagctgttctgtttttatgcatctaaaaaaaacaaaaaaaaacacaacataccTCAGGTTCCCAAACCCTTTCTTGTACTCAGCCCATGTGCGGTTGAAGCTGACGGATCCGTCCAGGCGCTGCTGTATGACAGTCCAGCCACCACCGAAGGACTCCATTTCACAGAAAACCTCAAATGTTCCATTGCGAGGGTCAGGGGTCACTCTGTAAACACCGTTCTTCCTCACCTCCAGGGCGTTATAGTCCGAGCAGTCCCGAGGGGCTACGATGACTGGTTGAAAAATTGAGAGAAAGCAAGTTTTTTACTGAATAGTAATATTCTCTACTAAAGCAAGGGACTGTAATAATCAGTCAGTGTCAGTCTTGAGTGAGTTACTCTGGGAAACTTCTGAAGCCATTTTCTACACATCTCCCTCTTTAACCTATAAGAACTGTATCATGAAAAACTATCGCTTTTAAATCTTGTTATACCTTGATAGTGGTAATTAGCATGTCTACTACACCACATTAGAGAAAACATGCAGTTGTAATGTTAATGTTGCAATGATTGTATTGATCATGATTGACCTACAGTATTTATTTCTAACTCTTCTTCCTTTTCATTCATTAGAATTTCCCCATCCCTTTCACCAAGTCTTGGCATCTTAGTCCCAATAAATCTAACTCTGTGGGCATCAAGGACAGTGAATCCAGGCaataagccaaaaaaaaaattggcttgAGTAATGTGGCCGTAGGgaacctaaataaataaaaccctaCTAAAAATTGCATCCAAGCCGTTATTTGCGATTGTAATATCGTGCAAACTGATGTAGCCAATAAAGAATGTGATTTGACATATTGTGCAGTTCCAATATTTAAGTAATCTTGTCAAtatttggattaaaatgttGTACCAAAAATCTAATTCTTATCccctgtctctttttttccccctgccatttctttttattgctgggtttcctgctttttttattctgcgCTGCACAGCAAGTCAAGAGTCCAACCTAAAAATATGAACTGAAAGGCCTGTGTCAGGCAGCATTTATGGACTGACGGGGACGGACGTGTCAAAAGTCGGGAAAGTGTGAAACTGGATTAGAAAAGCATACTTCCCTCTGAATTCATTCTGACTCTGGGTGAGCAGCATGTGGACCCCACTTGAGTTTCCATTGTTGATGCTGTTGACTCACTGCTGGGGCTGTTCGGCAGGATGGTGAATTAAAACTGACATAAACCTCAGGTAATGGGAGGGGAAGTCTAGACTGAATAATGTGTGTGTTGAGTAGAAGAAACGTGCTGTTTCCAGATGCTCAGAGACACGTCTACTTTATTCTCCTACTGCAATTCAGGAGGCACTTAAGCCGCAAAAGGTCTGCTGCTGGCGAGTCTCACTATGGAGAATGGTTTAAAAGCCAAGTGTGAGGTTAAATTGTACCCTTGTCACAGTAATGGCTCTGTCAGCACTTGGCATTTAAAGTATTGACCTGTAAATTTTTCCTCTGTCCTGTACACTTTGTGTCTAAGTGCAGTTTTTGAACTTCACTACTTCCTCCGGGTTTGTCCCCATCCATTTGACGCGGCAGCCAGTGTCCCTGGATGGACCAGGTAGTCTGGCACTGAGCCTTTAAGTCATTTAATTTTAGTATCAGTCATTTACTGATGTCTGAAAGACTGTCAAGTGTCGCTGATTGTTAAGTTAAATTAGAGGACAGCTGCTCTGAGTCATAGCAATAGGAGATGGCACTAATAATGTCTGCAACAACCAAAAGAAAACCCCAGCGCTCTCTGGTTGCTATGCGGTTTTGCTTCAAATTTGCTATACTTTATAAAAAACGGACCTCAATCTCCAGCTGAAGTCGACCCCTCATGTTAGTTTAAAACGTCAGATGATACCGGCctgagatttaaaaatatagttcTGTTGTAAATGGGTTGTTGGTgattaatttttacttttaagccTAAAAGAAAAGgcaactttaaaaactttaaaaactttttaaaaaaaagaaagaaaaaaactgtcagaCTTGATCATATGCTTTTGAGCATTACCGACATTAACAAGCTGATTTGTTTGCAGTCTTTGTCTTTCACTGACTTGCTTGGTATGTGAATGTAAGCTGATTTGTCTGACTGACTGACAAACttattaaagacatttaaactgCTTAAAAAGCACATTGCCTGTTCAGACAAACTAATTTCtcatcatgaaaaataaatataaaagcaagACAGTTGGCCTTCTAAAGATGGGGAGGGTGGAAGAGACGTGTTTGTATTATGAAGTGGTGGCTTTTCCCCCCTTGAGGTCATTGTAAGATCAAAAAAAGAGCAAGAGTGTGTTCAGTTTGGATGGACTAAAACTCATCAAAGAGAAAACATCCAGTCATCACATTTGAAGAAAAGCACATTGTTGATTACTGAGTAATTGTGGCTTGACGCTTGAACTGCTATCAGCTTGCCTTGAGCATTACTTCCTTGCAGAAATATGCTTATCGGAATTGGCAGCTGAGATGAAAAGGAATGTTTACAGCACTCTGTCAAAATGCCTTTATTGCTCTTTTAGTATTGTTGGTCTGTGAAAAATTTGCCTAGACTTAAATGGCACTGTTGGTTTATGCAGTGACCATAGTAACTCCTCCATCATGTGTGGTGGATTACACACTCATTCCTGACGTAAGTATTGTTGTCACGTACTGATGTCAAACTGGTCATCTTAGGATGAAAGTTCAATGATCCAAACATAAagtttttgctgaaatgatctaatttgtaatttttttcaattaatttgaaatgtttacttGCTCAATACTAGacaattgaaaagaaaagagatcTATTCACACACATTTGCCTTTACGAATGAGCGTTGTaccaaaaaaatgttaaaaagaaaagcaaaaacgttgtggttcataaaaaaaaaacgggtcATGTGTGTGAACATGAAAACTGTTGccagtattttacattttaagattaGTTTTTACCCATGTGAAAGATATTAGTGTTGCATCTATGCAATATATTTGGTAGCTCTGATCTGCGGTGCTCATACAGAATTTGGCAGGTCCAAATACATCCTTGGCAGCCTGGCTTAGCAGGTGATCAAGCTTTGTGTGATAAAGTATCAAATGCAAGGAAATATATTCATGTGTCAAGTAAATTCAAAGCTAAAGCCCAGTAGAACTTTATAATTGATGTACATGCAACGTTGTTTACTTGATTTAAAATATCTACATAAAACCAGATTTAGAAGTTAAGGTAAACTTCTAAGGTCTGGATTGTTCTCCTAAAACAAGAAAGGAtataaatatcttaaaaatcTGAGTTCAGAcgcaattaaatatttacctaAGGCCGCGTTATGAAACGGCTCTCTCGTCAAAAGATGTTTTCCGATTTCTCTTGTACCAGCTGTTTTATGTCCTCTCTTCTTTTTGGATTGACATGAAGCAACATTAGGCAAACATCCTTAACCTGAGGAAGACTaactttcaatttttttcagcTCGTCGTGATGGATGGGTGTACAAAGACGAGTGTCGCTGGCTTGGCGAGCCATCCATGACTTGTGCAATGTCAGGAGAGCCGCCTCAACGACTGCTTGTGTTATTAGCAagtcttttctctttctatgCAGCAAAGTGTAAGAACATGACTGCCAAAAGAAGAGAAGCAAGGGCAGAGACATGGTGAGGTGAACTGGAATGAAAATTTAAGAAGGTAGAAGTTTAATAATAAGCAACAgagacaaaatatgaatttggAGCAAAGTTAGGAGATAGAGGCGAGAGAAGGAGACGCGATTCCCTTCACACCACTGTCCCAGCTAATCTTCTTAGAAATAGGCTCACATCTGTTTTCCACATGAAAGCCCCAATACAGTGTCACATCCATTCATGCAGCATCAGGATATTATTCACTTTGTTGTTTGCATTTCTGCTGTGCTCTCATGCAAGGAGTCTTACATCAATGTTACATCAATGCAAAGTGGGATGCATGTGGGGTTTAGCTAGGTTGTAGCTGCTATCAATAGATTTAAGAGAGACTATAATaagattttacattaaaagcttttttgaaCTCTTTGAAATGTGAAGTCAAgtatgtttctcttttttttttggagttgcTCCATATGAAGGATAATGGAGGGTCAAAGCACTTGAATTAGTTATGTAAGAGCcaatgaaaatgcagctttttgtgCCTGGCTGTCATATTGCTTCGCTCTTGTTCATCATGATCAACTTGAAAGAATTTTGCtcgtttaaaataaaaccaagatgGAATGCAGTGATGGATATTTCCAAGTCTAATCCAAAAATATCTCCTGCTAATTGCTTCAGAGAGGGTTTGTATGTCCTGTGGGAAAAATTTGAGTGTTTTCTGAATCTAGATTAGAATGGAAAAAGGTGCcaaattatagaaaatatttgcatttccaGACTTTGACCTCTGCCCGTTTGTCTGCAAATTAGCCTTTTGCTAGAGGGCCTGTGGacaattgtttcttttaaatgtaacatcaaatgcacacacacacacatctcagAAGGAGATGAATAGTGGTCAGTCCTTAAACTTATGTGTTATAGTGTTAAAGCCTGACTTGTGTTGAACGGCCTATGAATATTTGAGTCTGAAATAGCATAGCTTGACCACACAAAAATGTGTAGGATCATTATTACCGCCTATTAAAATAGGGATGTTGTATGGGAACTTGTAGTGTAGATGTTTTCACTTCCCATTTCAGTAAAACTGAAGTCCTTGTAAGGTGGCGGCGATAGagcagagtttgttttttcaagtgATTGCAGGGTCCACTTTGGAGTGATTGGACTGCCACTGTGCCAGAAAATTCACCTCAACACAACCCAAAACTGCATGAGGAATGTCAGTGCTGAAGTTTACATCTGTGTTGAATTCGTGtagcagaaacaaaaagtgGGGAGAGCTCTTAATCTTTCTCGCATTCGTTGCTAAACATGCATGGGAGGAGAACACAACGATAAGAACCCGTTTAAATGACAAAGACTGCTGCAACTGTTGTGCTGTGAAAAATACATCCATAAGGGTCTTGTGAATGTTATGCTACAAGAATAGCACAAATATTAGAGGATTAaaggattttaattatttacataatcACCCCCCAAGAATCCTGAAAGAAGACTGCTTACACTGGGGGCTGTTCTGTGCTGCGCACTGGGTAGTacagctggagctcagcttgttGACCACTCCGGTGATGTTCTCCACCCGTCTGTCCACCATAGCCTGCACGTTGTCAATGTTGAGCAGGTTTAGTCCCTCCAGTCTGCCCTGTAGAGCTGATATCTGGCTCCTGGCGTTGCGCAGGCTGGCCGACATCCTGTTCAATTTCACCTGAGGAAAAAAGGCCGAAAGCGGGAGTAAAGAAAATTGTTCTTGGCACTGACTACAAAGCAGGTGGATTATTATAGGCGCCAGCCAATGTGAATTTCGGAATGGGAATGGTGTCTGCGCGACGATTGGCAGTCTGCCAATGAGGCTGTGAGAATCAACAAGCTTGCCGCTCGGCTCCCAATTTTTGTCGCCGTATTGGCTGTTGTCTAATGCTGATTTCCCATCCATGTTTACAGTAGCAGGAATTTTCCCTGGTGGAATGGTGCCAGTAAAGACATTGCAGGTCTTTAAGCATCTGGTCTGTTTATGTTCCACTTGGGTGCATTTGACTGGGCAGATCTAAGGTGTTCCCAATGTTTTTACAGCTCATCTTTTGTCCATGTAATTTGGTAATTCTGTCTGAGCGTTAAAAACAGGACCAATCTCCTAGGCTTACTGAATGTGATCATATTTATGATGGAAGTACATGAAATGGTGCATTGCTGTCATTGCAGTGCTTGCATTGCCCTTACAAACTACGGGGGTTAGGGTAAACCCAAGCTGTCATATGTTACAAGTCAAATTTGTCACAGTGACATTTTGTATACGTTAAAGTAAAAAGCATAcatcaatacatttttcattttgaagacGTTTGCCTCTTACCTGCATCTCCTGCATACTGCTTGGGCTTGGAGTGATTTTCCCAAAATTGGAACCTTGCCCCAGTCTGGCACCGTCCAAAATGGCTCCAGGAACCATTCCATCTCCCCTCTCCTCTTGGCTGGACCCCCTCTGAAGATCCAGACCTGCGTCTTCTCCGGCATCCCCTTGAATGGGGATCTGTGTCTGTCCCTGGTCTGCTTGCTGATATCCAAAGACCCTATTGCTCCGTTCCCCATGGCATTCCTGGCACCCGCTTTTCAGCTTGTTCACCACCTCTTTGAGGCTCTGCAACTCCTTCATTGTCTTCTCCAGCAGCCTGAACTGCTTGGGCAGCTGAATAGTGAGCGGAGGCAAGGTGAGTTGGTAGGGGCATTCCTCGCTGTCCTCGCCTCCAGCTCCAGAGCTCCCACAGTGGCCAGAGGGTCGAAGTTTCACGGGGCAAGAGGTGGAGTGACCAGATTCAGATCCAAGACTGTAAGCTCCTCTGGCGTCCCAACGCTGGTGAGAGTTGACGGAGTACTCTGCTGCCAGGGTGGCTTGTGGCACCAAGGTGGCCATGAGCAGGAGAGCGGCACAAATGCAGAGCAATGTTGTCCTCATTTTAACaagatttgtaaaagcaaaacaagccTGGAGGTTGACAAGAGTGGATGCAAGTGCCTCAAAAATCAACTTGCAGTTTGACGGAGTTGATTTTAGGTGAGCATTTGCCTGAAGATTCTGAGTAAAAAGCCTACAAGACCGCGCGTCCAGTATCTCACTGGCTTTGGTGCGTTGCTCTGTTTGTATCTTTCCGcgcgtttgtgtgtgtatgagtgcagcctgcaggaggaggagagcgcAGGGGAACTGCTGCTGCCTCAGATAGCTGTGTCATTAATATCAGGACatgggagggagggagagttAGAGAGAGGGATGGGAGAGAGCGAGTGCTGAGTTTAGGAGGATGGGAGGGGCAGTACTATTGCGTATTACAAAACACTTTCCACAGCATTGAGAGAAAGTATAGAGATGGGGAAAGATTAGATTGGGGTGTGACATTGGGAAGGAGGGGCAGTAAAGAGGGTACACTGAGGGCATATAGTGAGAAAAGCTGGGTTTTTCACCATCACCCAGGTAATGTTGCCCACTTTCTTCACTGTGAAGGCAGCAACTTTCTCAAAGGAGCAAAACATCTGTGCATATTAATTATCAACTCAGCAGACATTAGGTGATGCTGTCTTCATGCTTTGGGAATTTAACTGTCTCTAAAATTTCAAGACCCTTTCAGTGAGCCTGTTCAGACTCTTGAGCTTATTTGGATGTTTCCCTCATGTCTCAAATTTAGGCTCTGGAGTTCACAATCTTAATTTTCACTGTAAATGTTAGCTTTTAATTTagcataaatatgttttttatgtatatttcagCTTTTCCTACCAATTCATTCTGAAGAAAtgtatctgaaatattttttttaaattcaaatctgGCTTGTGGTCGCCAAGACTTCATAACAACGATTGGATGTTATCCACTCTGGTTGGATGTAAATGTAAACATCCCTTTTAAAGTGcaagattttcattttgtataaaTTGAGGCCatataaaatcatttcaaagctttattacagcagcagaaaactgtTACATTGCCTATAATGTAATACTTGTGTGCAATTTACCCGAAACCAATCACGGCAGTATAGCAAAATGTCAAGATGCTTAGCTATGACTTATGAATTTTGACTCCAGACGATCCATGTGGGTctgatagaaaaaaattcaatatcTGGGAAAGCCCCTAGCTCACTTTTAAGAATGATACAGGATTTGTGGTGCTGAAGGCATGTTTGTCTTCTAAAGACTCTGGAAATCACTATATATTAACGGCATCTTGGACTATTTAGTACTAGAAAAGATATGATCCAAAACATATGGCAGTATAAACAAAGAAATTGATAAATTTATATAATTTCTGTCTTTGGTTTGTTCATCCTTGCATCAAATTTGAACTTCCTAGTCTTAAGGATATGTTcggtaaacaaaatacaaaagatagtttttcaaatgacaatttGGCAGAGCTTTAGGAGAGCTTACTAATTTGTAGTCTCTTCCTTGTTCTCCAAGGCGCCATTGGCTGATAAGATTGCATGTTTTAATTGCTGTGTTGTCACTAGAGATGGGTTTATGAATTGGTTTGTTTgctgaaacataaac encodes the following:
- the fgl2 gene encoding fibroleukin — translated: MRTTLLCICAALLLMATLVPQATLAAEYSVNSHQRWDARGAYSLGSESGHSTSCPVKLRPSGHCGSSGAGGEDSEECPYQLTLPPLTIQLPKQFRLLEKTMKELQSLKEVVNKLKSGCQECHGERSNRVFGYQQADQGQTQIPIQGDAGEDAGLDLQRGSSQEERGDGMVPGAILDGARLGQGSNFGKITPSPSSMQEMQVKLNRMSASLRNARSQISALQGRLEGLNLLNIDNVQAMVDRRVENITGVVNKLSSSCTTQCAAQNSPQFIVAPRDCSDYNALEVRKNGVYRVTPDPRNGTFEVFCEMESFGGGWTVIQQRLDGSVSFNRTWAEYKKGFGNLRSEFWLGNDHIHLLTKAKDMILRIELEDFENVREYAKYDQFYVANEYLRYRLSISGYSGTAGNAISFNRHFNHDQKFFSTPDRDNDMYPSGNCGAYYSSGWWFDACMSANLNGKYYHKRYKGVRNGIFWGTWHNMTTEYYPTNYRQAFKTVKMMIRPKNYVP